A single window of Xylocopa sonorina isolate GNS202 chromosome 5, iyXylSono1_principal, whole genome shotgun sequence DNA harbors:
- the Nw gene encoding narrow isoform X2 gives MKIALLLLLAAAFASAQRITTIQLDGVQYFVSRMNPYSPELNYFLAYQYCRSLGLQLASFETKEKADTMTQYLKNAGYVKYDFWTSGNKLGTDMFLWMSTGLPFNATFDYMLRRPGNRPADVPPGTEPQRVARESGDSGSADGCVAMVAPTLAWEAQDCTLVKDFICEQTRCYYYNYGSIPVSATQGNRRPYITTTTAPASDDQVEEHEESNASKNDEQDQIYEKVTPDEEVSVDENKPEDPVVSRLITTAVPASDKQQQPQQQPALAPSTSSPVVTEEHEEPTNGELDSARPDHLPDIASLFTDSPGPQARKDSVFEGLQTREVHRSSLRSTSDMKVEHRESPDYLEAHGETESPNNGLEDAHTVGPYDSAQDYYVNDQPEAGESSMMKDQDDDSSTILPEAEPAYRYNIKVRTNGKVLDPPSK, from the exons ATGAAGATCGCCCTGTTACTGCTGCTCGCCGCGGCCTTCGCCTCAG CCCAAAGGATCACAACGATTCAGCTGGACGGAGTGCAATACTTCGTGTCAAGGATGAACCCGTACAGTCCCGAGCTGAACTACTTCCTAGCCTATCAGTACTGTCGCTCCCTTGGTCTTCAATTGGCCTCTTTCGAGACAAAGGAAAAGGCTGACACGATGACGCAATACTTGAAAAACGCTGGCTAcgtcaagtacgatttctggacATCCGGCAACAAGCTGGGAACGGACATGTTCCTTTGGATGAGCACGGGCCTCCCCTTCAACGCCACCTTCGACTACATGCTGAGGCGACCTGGCAACAGACCTGCCGACGTACCACCAGGCACCGAACCCCAACGAGTCGCACGCGAAAG CGGGGACAGCGGCAGCGCGGACGGATGCGTAGCGATGGTCGCGCCCACGTTGGCCTGGGAGGCCCAGGACTGCACCCTGGTCAAGGACTTCATCTGCGAGCAAACGAGATGCTACTACTACAACTACGGCAGCATTCCAGTCTCTGCGACTCAGGG AAATCGCAGACCCTACATAACAACAACCACGGCGCCAGCCAGCGACGACCAGGTCGAGGAACACGAGGAGAGCAACGCCAGCAAGAACGACGAGCAGGATCAGATCTACGAGAAAGTAACACCGGACGAGGAGGTCTCCGTCGACGAGAACAAACCCGAAGACCCGGTCGTCAGCAGGCTGATTACCACGGCCGTTCCCGCGTCTGACAAGCAGCAGCAGCCGCAACAGCAGCCCGCCCTGGCTCCGTCCACGTCGTCGCCAGTCGTCACGGAAGAGCACGAGGAGCCCACTAACGGCGAACTGGATAGCGCAAGACCGGACCATCTGCCGGACATCGCGAGCCTCTTCACCGACAGCCCGGGCCCCCAGGCGCGAAAGGACAGCGTGTTCGAGGGCCTGCAGACTCGCGAGGTTCATCGTTCCTCTCTACGCTCGACCTCCGACATGAAGGTCGAGCATCGAGAGTCGCCGGACTACCTCGAGGCCCACGGTGAAACCGAGTCGCCTAACAATGGATTGGAAGACGCGCACACGGTCGGGCCGTACGACAGCGCCCAAGATTACTACGTGAACGACCAGCCGGAGGCGGGCGAGTCGTCCATGATGAAGGACCAGGACGACGACAGCAGCACGATCCTGCCAGAGGCGGAACCGGCCTACAGGTACAACATCAAAGTGCGCACCAACGGCAAAGTATTAGATCCTCCGTCCAAGTAA
- the LOC143424062 gene encoding uncharacterized protein LOC143424062 gives MQVHVTLLAFCVLLVASIEAKPSHPSLYVSDYRYPSDAFGLQSQLVHYQSSPYYLYNVHSNVNTVPTTIIANAKPSVPHVPAYNFYYGNPVYDFRLNPFPQLYPGLKPAQPGVQPRPSPEPSTSATTSPQPSTTAAPSPEPSTTANPTEDNEGGVEMLDTMAEPEMETQNTTESSENTDDDSVVVEST, from the exons ATGCAG GTTCACGTTACTCTGCTCGCCTTCTGTGTGCTCCTGGTCGCGTCTATAGAGGCGAAACCGAGCCATCCGAGCTTGTACGTCAGCGATTACCGATACCCTTCGGATGCCTTTGGATTGCAATCGCAACTCGTCCACTACCAGAGCTCTCCGTACTATCTTTACAAT GTACACTCGAACGTAAATACGGTCCCCACGACCATAATTGCCAACGCGAAGCCTTCAGTCCCCCATGTGCCTGCTTATAACTTCTACTATGGGAATCCAGTCTACGATTTCCGACTGAATCCG TTTCCACAGTTGTATCCCGGGTTGAAGCCTGCTCAACCAGGAGTACAACCAAGACCGAGCCCGGAACCATCGACCAGCGCGACAACGAGCCCACAACCATCGACCACCGCGGCACCGAGCCCAGAACCATCGACCACCGCGAACCCGACCGAGGACAACGAGGGTGGTGTCGAGATGCTGGACACGATGGCTGAGCCGGAAATGGAAACGCAGAACACGACCGAGAGCTCGGAAAACACCGACGATGACAGCGTTGTCGTCGAGTCGACATGA
- the Nw gene encoding narrow isoform X1, translating to MKIALLLLLAAAFASAQRITTIQLDGVQYFVSRMNPYSPELNYFLAYQYCRSLGLQLASFETKEKADTMTQYLKNAGYVKYDFWTSGNKLGTDMFLWMSTGLPFNATFDYMLRRPGNRPADVPPGTEPQRVARESGDSGSADGCVAMVAPTLAWEAQDCTLVKDFICEQTRCYYYNYGSIPVSATQG from the exons ATGAAGATCGCCCTGTTACTGCTGCTCGCCGCGGCCTTCGCCTCAG CCCAAAGGATCACAACGATTCAGCTGGACGGAGTGCAATACTTCGTGTCAAGGATGAACCCGTACAGTCCCGAGCTGAACTACTTCCTAGCCTATCAGTACTGTCGCTCCCTTGGTCTTCAATTGGCCTCTTTCGAGACAAAGGAAAAGGCTGACACGATGACGCAATACTTGAAAAACGCTGGCTAcgtcaagtacgatttctggacATCCGGCAACAAGCTGGGAACGGACATGTTCCTTTGGATGAGCACGGGCCTCCCCTTCAACGCCACCTTCGACTACATGCTGAGGCGACCTGGCAACAGACCTGCCGACGTACCACCAGGCACCGAACCCCAACGAGTCGCACGCGAAAG CGGGGACAGCGGCAGCGCGGACGGATGCGTAGCGATGGTCGCGCCCACGTTGGCCTGGGAGGCCCAGGACTGCACCCTGGTCAAGGACTTCATCTGCGAGCAAACGAGATGCTACTACTACAACTACGGCAGCATTCCAGTCTCTGCGACTCAGGGGTAA
- the LOC143424061 gene encoding uncharacterized protein LOC143424061, with protein sequence MTVKGHRFVAVLVTLSLFVIIVASDSNEIKPSKDDEEWKAFDVTVKGRKLKVRRSESPDEIDTTNDLQMNVKPSLKRLVLYRTRVEPKISNEIEARPVARKGDEAADQGIQRPYEGRFKRNASPLNESRSEEKMRLDQIRVMHEDWKRRECSNNFNDDKYSSKANITRRHDEARIRRTRRNAITTNIKNDDYYAQRKAVMDKYYAREKEIETKYGSVANRLTGTPNRIQVTILHNGTSKNTMSHNINDKKNAGTRVSKTTAPTIVASKRAKTNQQVRRRMITNLRRGHRSSNGETGNLPENNGDEYGSGDYYDSYEDASNQTTDDATSDKSNEAPYNAVDDKSGKTSNNTIDIQLKPTSDTIEFSTEQFNFQQLGTDEPLTWGNCTGVQMYQHNLNVSIRRSSSVYVDLLAMLEGSICVTCIRVIPLNLVNAVIYAEVRHGQDGSLNVLKLGFRGVADVKLSYVVKIWAVGKYSDRCENV encoded by the exons ATGACCGTTAAAGGCCACCGGTTCGTTGCTGTTCTTGTGACACTGTCGCTGTTCGTAATAATCGTAGCGTCCGACTCGAACGAAATTAAACCCAGCAAGGATGACGAGGAGTGGAAAGCGTTCGATGTAACTGTTAAAGGGAGGAAGCTAAAGGTGAGAAGATCCGAGTCTCCGGATGAAATCGACACCACCAACGatcttcaaatgaacgttaaaCCGAGTCTGAAGAGACTCGTACTCTATCGAACGCGAGTGGAGCCGAAAATCTCGAATGAAATTGAAGCTCGCCCTGTTGCGCGTAAAGGGGACGAAGCGGCCGATCAAGGGATTCAACGTCCTTACGAAGGGAGGTTTAAAAGGAACGCGAGCCCGCTGAACGAGTCGAGAAGCGAGGAGAAGATGAGGCTGGATCAGATTCGGGTAATGCACGAGGACTGGAAGAGAAGAGAGTGCTCGAATAATTTCAACGATGACAAATACTCGAGCAAGGCGAACATCACTCGACGTCACGACGAAGCTCGAATACGCAGAACGAGGCGCAACGCGATAACCACGAATATTAAAAACGATGACTATTACGCGCAGAGGAAAGCAGTTATGGATAAATATTACGCTCGAGAAAAGGAGATAGAGACGAAGTACGGCTCAGTGGCGAATAGATTAACCGGCACCCCTAATCGCATCCAAGTTACGATATTACACAACGGTACGAGCAAGAATACCATGTCGCATAATATCAACGATAAGAAGAACGCAGGCACTAGAGTTTCGAAAACGACTGCACCCACGATCGTCGCCTCGAAAAGAGCGAAGACGAATCAACAAGTCAGGAGAAGAATGATCACGAATTTGAGACGCGGTCACAGGTCGAGCAACGGTGAAACAGGAAATTTGCCAGAGAATAATGGCGATGAATACGGATCCGGTGACTACTACGATTCGTACGAGGATGCGTCCAATCAAACTACCGACGACGCGACTAGCGATAAATCCAACGAAGCTCCTTACAACGCGGTTGACGACAAGTCCGGCAAAACTTCGAACAATACGATCGACATCCAGCTCAAACCAACTTCCGACACTATAGAATTTAGTACTGAGCAATTTAATTTTCAG CAACTAGGTACGGACGAGCCCTTGACATGGGGCAACTGTACGGGCGTGCAGATGTACCAGCACAATCTAAACGTCAGCATACGCCGGTCCTCGTCAGTCTACGTCGATTTATTGGCCATGCTGGAGGGATCGATCTGCGTCACCTGCATCAGAGTGATACCGCTGAACCTCGTCAACGCCGTCATATACGCCGAGGTGCGCCACGGTCAGGATGGCAGCCTCAACGTGCTGAAGCTGGGTTTCCGTGGCGTCGCGGACGTCAAGCTGTCGTACGTCGTGAAGATCTGGGCCGTTGGTAAATACAGCGATCGCTGTGAGAACGTCTGA
- the LOC143423940 gene encoding uncharacterized protein LOC143423940 → MNLRIVLALSVAVTLATGSPGLLRVPKVYNAVITSNQNLSPSRAFPVIQPVVHRTAVGYVPPVYYSQVAPHLAGPEVVHIPQAALKLNSQYDVRAEPSVAVEQSKPTDDKSERANPDAKGNGDATKPESKGRNEEREPLSFYPNYQSLYYDPYFYAYNGFNPHLVPGTYYVDYQPYGTLEPIPASTPRNAATSHLLPAYHEEKRLAASEQKQKIPDVPPPPLPTAVSKSS, encoded by the coding sequence ATGAATCTCCGCATCGTTCTCGCCCTCAGCGTCGCCGTAACCCTCGCCACGGGGAGTCCAGGACTGCTCAGAGTCCCCAAGGTGTACAACGCGGTCATCACGAGCAATCAGAACCTATCCCCGTCCAGAGCGTTCCCAGTGATTCAACCAGTGGTCCATCGAACAGCGGTCGGTTACGTGCCACCGGTTTACTACTCGCAAGTGGCGCCTCATCTCGCTGGACCGGAAGTGGTGCACATACCGCAAGCAGCTCTGAAGCTGAACAGCCAATACGACGTACGAGCCGAGCCGTCTGTCGCGGTCGAACAATCGAAGCCAACCGACGACAAGTCAGAACGAGCGAATCCTGACGCGAAGGGGAACGGGGACGCCACGAAGCCGGAGTCGAAGGGCAGAAACGAGGAGCGAGAACCGCTCAGCTTTTACCCCAACTACCAGTCATTGTATTACGACCCCTACTTCTACGCGTACAACGGGTTCAACCCTCACCTGGTCCCAGGCACGTACTACGTGGACTATCAACCGTACGGCACCCTCGAGCCGATCCCAGCATCCACGCCGAGGAACGCGGCCACCTCGCATCTGCTCCCAGCCTACCACGAGGAGAAGAGGCTGGCGGCGAGCGAGCAGAAGCAGAAAATACCGGATGTACCGCCGCCACCGTTACCAACGGCTGTCTCGAAGAGTTCCTGA